One genomic region from Planctomycetia bacterium encodes:
- a CDS encoding FAD-binding protein yields MTSPPQQSVDTSFVRQLQTVLGRDNVLTASSDLASYECDGYTIERKKPGVVVFPRHTEDVVAIVKLCHQANIPFVPRGAGTSLAGGTLSVDGCVMIALSRMKRILEVNVEEQYAVVEPGVVNLWLTRHVAGHGLHFSPDPSSQGACTIGGNVSTNSGGPHTLKYGVTVNHVLGVELVLPDGEEIQTGGPLGEAPGLDLTGIIVGSEGTFGVVTKIWVKLTRNPQAVRTLLGVFDSIDDTTNCISGIIAAGIVPAALEMIDRPIMGALEEAFHFGFPLDAEAVLIMELDGVEAGLDAEADRIEAVAKQNGAREVRRARNEAERLLLWKARKQAFGAMGRLAPSLCTQDGVVPRTKLPYMLRKIREIGDKHQVMIANVFHAGDGNLHPTMLFDERDPQQVKNVLAASHEILEECITQGGSVTGEHGIGVEKIDLMDKMFSPIDIETMVKLRQAFNPTGLCNPGKMLPSGGSCVEGHRRIKGGAS; encoded by the coding sequence ATGACTTCACCACCGCAACAATCCGTCGATACTTCGTTTGTTCGCCAACTGCAGACGGTGCTAGGCCGGGACAATGTCCTGACTGCATCCAGCGACCTGGCTTCGTATGAATGCGATGGTTACACCATTGAACGCAAAAAGCCAGGCGTGGTGGTCTTTCCTCGTCATACTGAAGATGTAGTCGCCATTGTGAAGTTATGTCACCAGGCGAACATCCCCTTTGTTCCACGAGGCGCTGGTACGAGCCTGGCAGGAGGCACTCTTTCGGTTGATGGCTGCGTGATGATCGCGCTTTCCCGCATGAAACGCATCCTCGAAGTGAATGTGGAGGAACAGTATGCGGTCGTGGAGCCGGGCGTTGTCAATCTATGGCTGACCAGGCATGTCGCTGGGCATGGTTTGCATTTTTCTCCCGACCCTAGCAGCCAGGGTGCCTGCACGATTGGAGGGAATGTCTCCACCAACTCCGGCGGGCCACATACTCTGAAATATGGAGTCACGGTCAACCATGTCCTGGGGGTTGAACTGGTGTTGCCTGATGGCGAAGAGATTCAGACGGGTGGGCCACTGGGGGAAGCTCCAGGCCTTGATCTCACCGGCATCATTGTCGGCTCGGAAGGCACGTTTGGCGTTGTCACGAAAATCTGGGTGAAACTCACTCGCAATCCGCAAGCGGTTCGCACGCTGCTGGGCGTGTTTGATTCCATTGATGATACCACGAACTGCATCAGTGGAATTATCGCGGCGGGCATTGTACCTGCAGCACTCGAAATGATTGACCGACCTATCATGGGAGCACTCGAAGAAGCGTTTCACTTCGGTTTCCCACTCGATGCGGAAGCTGTGCTCATCATGGAACTGGATGGAGTTGAAGCAGGGCTGGACGCAGAAGCGGATCGCATTGAAGCAGTTGCCAAACAGAATGGTGCGCGAGAAGTACGGCGAGCAAGGAATGAAGCAGAACGACTGCTGCTCTGGAAAGCCCGCAAACAGGCATTTGGCGCCATGGGGCGACTCGCTCCGAGTTTGTGCACGCAGGATGGTGTTGTACCCCGCACTAAACTGCCTTACATGCTCCGCAAGATTCGTGAGATTGGCGACAAGCATCAGGTGATGATTGCCAACGTGTTTCATGCTGGCGATGGCAATCTTCACCCGACCATGCTGTTTGATGAACGTGATCCACAACAGGTCAAAAATGTGCTGGCTGCCAGCCACGAAATTCTGGAAGAGTGCATCACGCAGGGTGGCAGCGTCACAGGCGAACATGGCATCGGTGTGGAGAAGATCGACCTGATGGATAAGATGTTCTCGCCGATTGACATTGAAACGATGGTAAAGCTGAGGCAGGCGTTCAATCCGACAGGTCTGTGCAACCCAGGCAAGATGCTCCCCAGTGGCGGCAGTTGCGTGGAGGGGCATCGCAGAATTAAAGGCGGGGCATCGTAA
- a CDS encoding DUF58 domain-containing protein: protein MPIRTSMLSPEFMGKLEQLELIARRLLLGRFKGDRLSKRKGTSVEFADHRHYVVGDDFRFLDWNLYARLNKLFIRLYQEEEDLQINILVDVSKSMEFGEPTKLQYAKQIAAALAYIGLVNMDRVNLGGLSDTYLPGPHTLRGRKTMPRVLEFLDDLEPASQGNLTAAIKSFCVRAGSRGIVVLLTDFLDKTGFEEPLKMLVARKMECYVVQILSPEEIDPGLQGDLKLVDVEDDDLAEISVTPALIQRYKKNLAAYQSAISTYCRQRGIQFMTSSTQEPFDKLVLTQLRQRGLVR, encoded by the coding sequence ATGCCTATTCGTACATCAATGCTATCTCCTGAGTTCATGGGAAAGCTGGAACAACTGGAATTGATCGCCCGTCGGCTACTTCTCGGACGGTTCAAGGGCGACCGCTTGAGCAAACGCAAAGGCACGAGCGTAGAGTTTGCCGATCACCGGCATTATGTCGTCGGAGATGATTTCCGCTTCCTCGACTGGAACCTCTATGCCCGGCTCAACAAGCTGTTCATCCGGCTCTATCAGGAAGAGGAAGACCTCCAGATCAACATTCTGGTAGATGTCAGCAAGTCGATGGAGTTTGGTGAGCCAACTAAGCTGCAGTATGCCAAGCAGATCGCAGCAGCGTTGGCATATATCGGCCTGGTAAACATGGATCGTGTCAACTTGGGCGGATTGAGTGACACTTACCTGCCTGGCCCACATACGTTGCGGGGCAGAAAAACGATGCCTCGCGTGCTTGAATTTCTCGATGATCTTGAACCAGCATCACAAGGCAACCTGACAGCAGCTATCAAATCGTTCTGTGTACGTGCAGGCAGCCGAGGCATTGTGGTGTTATTGACAGACTTTCTCGACAAGACTGGTTTTGAGGAGCCGCTCAAAATGCTGGTTGCTCGCAAAATGGAGTGTTATGTCGTGCAGATTCTATCGCCGGAAGAAATAGACCCTGGCTTGCAAGGCGACCTGAAACTGGTGGACGTAGAAGATGACGACTTGGCTGAAATATCGGTGACGCCTGCCTTGATTCAGCGGTACAAGAAGAATCTTGCGGCCTATCAATCAGCCATCAGCACCTATTGCCGACAGCGAGGCATTCAGTTCATGACCAGCAGTACGCAGGAGCCATTTGATAAGTTGGTGCTAACCCAGCTCAGGCAACGTGGCTTGGTGCGTTGA
- a CDS encoding 1-deoxy-D-xylulose-5-phosphate synthase — protein sequence MSVLLSRIESPADLHRLSEPELEQLTQEIRDELVRVLTTRPAHFASNLGVVELCLALHLSYDFRFDRLVWDTGHQIYPHKLITGRYKQFHTIRTKGGLMGYPNPAESPYDLFMTGHAACSISSGIGLKAGDDLMGQSERHSVVVIGDGSLPSGIAYEALNNAGELGKKFLVILNDNKMSICPRTGSVARALDRARVSSFYRDSKALISDILSKVPIVGNMANQALHQMREGLKATLTGGMLFEELGFRYFGPIDGHDLTQLRKVLRDMKQLDGPVLLHVLTNKGHGVPEASEDPVKYHTPPVIEKVGPERQILSLKSGGTKAYTDAVSSSIHRVMESDQKVAVITAAMCQGNKLEKVRADFPKRFFDVGICESHGVAFAAGMAKAGMKPIVTIYSTFLQRSYDQIFQEVALQNLHVIFCLDRGGLTGPDGPTHHGTYDNSYMRIFPNFVILAPGDEHDVAPMMDFMVAHNGPVAMRYPKANLETVERAPAPVQLGQAEVIDWGLDGAIIAYGTLMPECVRVAERVRKEKGLDIGIINARFLKPLDQETILRAVRELPFVITIEEGTLEGGFGSAVLEAANQAGLDTSHITRLGLPDRFVEHGERHELLHDLGLDEAGITKKVIELVEKSRKLKPKAWMKERTA from the coding sequence ATGAGCGTTTTGCTCTCACGGATTGAATCTCCTGCTGATCTGCATCGATTGAGCGAGCCGGAACTGGAGCAACTCACGCAGGAAATACGTGATGAACTGGTGCGCGTGCTGACCACACGCCCGGCACACTTTGCCAGCAACCTCGGCGTCGTTGAATTGTGCCTGGCTTTGCACCTCAGTTATGATTTCCGGTTTGATCGACTGGTCTGGGACACAGGCCATCAGATTTATCCGCACAAACTCATCACCGGAAGGTACAAGCAGTTCCACACCATTCGCACCAAGGGCGGCTTGATGGGTTACCCCAACCCTGCAGAAAGCCCCTACGATCTGTTCATGACCGGTCATGCCGCCTGCAGCATTTCCAGTGGCATCGGACTTAAAGCTGGAGATGATCTCATGGGCCAAAGCGAACGACATTCCGTAGTCGTTATCGGCGATGGTTCCCTGCCCTCCGGCATTGCCTACGAAGCACTCAACAACGCTGGTGAACTTGGCAAGAAGTTCCTGGTTATCCTCAATGATAACAAGATGTCCATCTGCCCACGCACCGGTTCGGTGGCACGTGCCCTCGATCGTGCCCGTGTCAGTTCCTTCTACCGCGATTCCAAGGCACTGATTTCTGACATCCTGTCCAAGGTGCCCATTGTTGGCAACATGGCTAACCAGGCTCTGCACCAGATGCGCGAGGGGCTGAAAGCGACCCTCACCGGCGGAATGCTCTTTGAAGAACTGGGCTTCCGCTACTTCGGCCCCATTGATGGCCACGATTTGACTCAACTACGCAAAGTGCTTCGCGACATGAAGCAACTCGATGGGCCGGTGCTTCTACACGTTCTCACCAATAAAGGACATGGCGTACCCGAAGCCAGCGAAGATCCTGTCAAATATCACACACCGCCTGTTATTGAAAAAGTGGGGCCGGAACGGCAGATTCTCAGCCTGAAATCGGGAGGCACCAAGGCTTACACCGATGCGGTTTCCAGCAGCATTCATCGCGTGATGGAAAGTGACCAAAAAGTTGCGGTCATCACTGCAGCCATGTGCCAGGGCAACAAGCTGGAAAAGGTGCGTGCAGATTTCCCCAAGCGATTTTTCGATGTAGGCATCTGTGAATCGCACGGAGTAGCTTTTGCCGCTGGTATGGCTAAGGCAGGCATGAAGCCGATTGTCACTATCTACTCAACGTTCCTGCAACGATCCTACGATCAGATTTTCCAGGAAGTGGCCTTACAGAATCTGCATGTCATCTTCTGCCTCGATCGTGGTGGACTGACCGGACCTGATGGGCCGACACATCACGGCACGTACGACAATTCGTACATGCGTATCTTCCCCAATTTTGTGATCCTGGCCCCAGGCGATGAACACGACGTCGCCCCCATGATGGACTTCATGGTCGCTCATAACGGCCCCGTGGCCATGCGCTACCCGAAGGCCAACCTGGAAACGGTTGAACGTGCCCCAGCACCGGTGCAACTTGGCCAGGCTGAAGTCATCGACTGGGGTCTGGATGGGGCCATCATTGCCTACGGTACCCTGATGCCTGAGTGTGTGCGTGTCGCTGAACGGGTGCGAAAAGAAAAGGGACTGGACATTGGCATCATCAATGCCCGGTTCCTGAAGCCTTTGGATCAGGAAACCATTCTGCGTGCAGTTCGCGAGTTGCCTTTTGTCATCACCATCGAGGAAGGCACTCTCGAAGGCGGTTTTGGCAGCGCCGTTCTGGAAGCAGCCAACCAGGCCGGGCTGGATACTTCACACATCACTCGTCTGGGTCTGCCTGATCGCTTTGTGGAGCATGGCGAACGACACGAACTACTGCATGACCTCGGTCTGGATGAGGCAGGGATCACCAAGAAAGTTATTGAACTGGTAGAGAAAAGCCGCAAACTGAAGCCGAAAGCATGGATGAAAGAGCGGACGGCTTAA
- a CDS encoding cysteine dioxygenase family protein — protein sequence MIPPVLAPLFKYLDACDEPVDLARLEALLKSAHITREDLKEYVQFNETTYRRNRIRLSDWYECLVLCWKPGQKSYIHDHRGSSCSFKVIQGTAKEIICARTGRVTDLPLVRPIDTRTLPEGCVCGSLAAHIHEVVNPSDATDLITLHIYSPPLNMQIYDYDEEAQETFCPEGRALEYSI from the coding sequence ATGATTCCTCCCGTATTAGCCCCGCTGTTTAAGTATCTTGATGCATGCGATGAGCCTGTTGACCTCGCCAGATTGGAAGCATTGCTCAAATCTGCTCATATTACTAGGGAAGATCTGAAAGAATATGTTCAGTTCAATGAAACAACGTATCGCCGCAATCGCATTCGACTGAGCGACTGGTACGAATGCCTGGTCCTGTGCTGGAAGCCTGGACAGAAGTCCTACATTCACGATCATCGTGGTTCCAGTTGCAGCTTCAAGGTAATTCAGGGAACTGCAAAGGAAATTATCTGTGCCCGCACAGGACGAGTAACTGATTTGCCACTCGTCAGGCCCATTGATACCCGCACCCTGCCTGAGGGTTGTGTCTGCGGATCGCTGGCAGCTCACATCCATGAAGTGGTCAATCCCAGCGATGCGACAGATCTGATTACGCTTCACATCTATTCGCCACCGCTGAACATGCAGATTTATGACTACGATGAAGAGGCTCAGGAGACATTCTGCCCTGAAGGTCGTGCGCTGGAATACAGCATATGA